The following are encoded in a window of Ogataea parapolymorpha DL-1 chromosome VII, whole genome shotgun sequence genomic DNA:
- a CDS encoding ATP-dependent helicase NAM7 gives MSETFGDSNSMTKSPDACAYCGISEPDSLVKCNTCEKWFCNGKTSGAGSHIITHTVLSKHQSLSLHPDSELGDTMLECYNCGNRNIFVLGFVSAKTDSVVVILCRLPCAQSKNVEWNTANWQSLIEDRALLPWVAKPPSEEEKLEAQPITSLQITKLETKWKQDKDATLGDMEEAEMEEELEPILMRYSDAFQYQRSFAPLVQYEANYDKQLKQSQSLERLTVTWSLGTNDLHLATFALQSYDTLGMKLAVGDQMILRYNGSELAEPWEQSGFIVRIPSATRETFTLELIDSKNKSVPTHLHTGFTAELVWKGTSYARMQDALKKLAVNKKSVSEHIYYALMGIDAPSIEFRVKKKKSYSIPNFAKLNASQENAIHNVLSKPLSLIQGPPGTGKTVTSATIVYQLTKLHKGQILVCAPSNIAVDHLASKLEQLGLRVLRLIAKSREDVESSVQHLSLTEQMRKHASKDLKRLLALKEKNGELSASQYKQMASLLYKEEALLMDKCQVICCTCVGAGDRRLAKRKFRTVLIDESTQASEPECLIPIVKGANQVILVGDHQQLGPVILSRKAGDAGLRQSLFERLIYLGHMPIRLEVQYRMHPCLSEFSSNVFYDGSLQNGVTAESRSRPDSTFPWPIREIPMMFWAVFGREELSASGTSYLNRTEAMNCEKIITRLLKEGVDPGKIGVITPYAGQATFIVQYMEMNGLIADKSRYSEVEVASVDSFQGREKDYIILSCVRANDNQLIGFLSDPRRLNVALTRARFGMAILGNPKTLSKNPMWNRLLMHFREKGCLVDGSLENLKLCNIPLSRGGQATNGEFGLAPSTATGRSQSYDTNSLFSYGTGSNLSQQNMHFQDAANSLWPKLGGRHEQQSVASSSVASSRRSSFISVENDEIRNLARQFRSQTRF, from the coding sequence ATGAGCGAGACTTTTGGCGATTCAAACTCCATGACCAAGTCGCCCGATGCCTGCGCTTACTGCGGCATATCTGAGCCTGACAGTTTGGTGAAGTGCAACACGTGCGAAAAATGGTTTTGCAACGGGAAAACCTCGGGGGCCGGTTCCCATATAATCACCCATACTGTTCTTTCCAAGCACCAGTCTCTCAGTCTCCATCCGGACTCGGAGCTTGGAGATACCATGCTGGAGTGCTACAACTGTGGCAACCGCAACATATTTGTGCTTGGATTTGTTTCTGCGAAAACAGACTCTGTGGTCGTCATTCTGTGTCGTCTTCCCTGTGCACAGTCAAAAAACGTGGAATGGAACACAGCAAATTGGCAGTCATTAATCGAAGACCGCGCCCTGCTTCCGTGGGTAGCGAAGCCGCCGtctgaggaggagaagctggaagCACAGCCAATCACCTCTTTACAAATAACAAAGCTCGAGACCAAGTGGAAGCAGGATAAGGACGCCACTCTTGGAGACATGGAGGAAGCCGAgatggaggaagagctggagcccATTTTGATGCGGTACAGCGACGCATTCCAGTATCAGCGCTCGTTTGCGCCGCTGGTGCAGTACGAAGCAAACTACGACAAGCAACTCAAGCAGTCCCAGAGTCTTGAGAGGCTCACTGTGACCTGGAGTCTGGGCACCAACGACTTGCATCTAGCTACTTTTGCGCTGCAGTCGTACGACACGCTGGGGATGAAGCTGGCAGTTGGAGACCAGATGATTTTGCGCTACAACGGGTCCGAGCTTGCTGAGCCGTGGGAGCAGTCTGGATTTATTGTGCGGATCCCCAGTGCTACTCGCGAAACTTTCACAttggagctgatcgactcgaaaaataaaagtgTGCCGACGCATCTCCACACGGGCTTCACTGCCGAGCTTGTTTGGAAGGGAACCTCGTATGCAAGGATGCAGGACGCGCTGAAAAAGCTCGCTGTGAACAAAAAGAGCGTTTCAGAACACATATATTATGCTCTGATGGGGATCGATGCTCCGTCGATCGAGTTCAGAgtgaaaaagaaaaaatcgTACTCAATACCCAACTTTGCCAAGCTCAACGCGTCGCAAGAAAATGCCATCCACAACGTCTTATCTAAACCGCTGTCTTTGATTCAAGGTCCACCGGGAACGGGAAAAACCGTCACCTCGGCTACCATCGTGTACCAGCTGACAAAGCTGCACAAGGGCCAGATTCTGGTGTGTGCGCCTTCCAACATCGCAGTCGACCATCTCGCATccaagcttgagcagctaGGACTCCGTGTTCTGCGTCTGATCGCTAAGAGCCGCGAGGACGTCGAGTCTTCGGTGCAACACCTCTCGCTCACGGAGCAGATGCGGAAACACGCGTCGAAGGACCTCAAAAGACTCCTGGCcctcaaggagaagaacgGCGAACTCTCTGCATCGCAGTACAAGCAGATGGCGTCGCTGCTATACAAGGAAGAGGCGCTGCTCATGGACAAGTGTCAGGTGATCTGCTGCACGTGTGTGGGAGCTGGCGACCGGCGTCTGGCCAAGCGTAAGTTCAGGACGgtgctgatcgacgagagcACGCAGGCTTCGGAGCCCGAGTGTCTGATCCCGATCGTGAAGGGAGCCAACCAGGTCATTCTTGTGGGAGACCACCAGCAACTCGGCCCAGTGATACTAAGTAGAAAGGCCGGCGATGCAGGACTCAGACAGTCGCTCTTCGAAAGACTCATCTATCTGGGACACATGCCGATCAGGCTGGAGGTTCAGTACAGAATGCACCCATGTTTGTCTGAGTTTTCTTCCAACGTTTTCTACGACGGCAGTTTGCAGAACGGTGTCACTGCAGAGAGCAGATCTCGTCCCGACAGTACGTTCCCTTGGCCGATCAGAGAGATTCCTATGATGTTCTGGGCTGTATTTGGTCGCGAGGAGCTCAGTGCGTCGGGCACGTCATATCTGAACAGGACAGAAGCCATGAACTGTGAGAAAATAATTACTAGACTGCTAAAGGAAGGAGTGGACCCCGGCAAGATCGGAGTGATCACACCATATGCCGGCCAGGCGACGTTTATTGTTCAGTACATGGAGATGAACGGCTTGATAGCAGACAAGTCGAGGTACTCGGAGGTGGAGGTCGCGTCGGTCGACTCTTTCCAAGGACGTGAAAAGGACTACATTATTCTCTCGTGTGTGCGTGCGAATGATAACCAGCTAATTGGGTTCCTGAGTGATCCGAGACGGCTCAACGTTGCTCTGACGAGGGCGCGGTTTGGAATGGCAATTCTCGGCAACCCTAAGACGCTGAGCAAAAATCCGATGTGGAACAGGTTGCTCATGCATTTCAGAGAAAAGGGGTGTCTGGTAGACGGGTCGCTTGAGAATCTTAAGCTGTGCAACATCCCACTCAGCAGAGGCGGTCAGGCCACAAACGGCGAGTTTGGGCTTGCGCCGTCCACAGCAACCGGCAGATCGCAATCATACGACACAAACAGTCTATTTTCATACGGCACAGGGTCCAATCTGAGCCAGCAAAACATGCATTTCCAGGACGCAGCAAACAGTCTTTGGCCGAAGCTGGGCGGTCGCCACGAACAGCAATCTGTGGCGTCGAGCAGCGTTGCCTCGAGCCGGCGATCTAGTTTTATCAGCGTGGAAAATGACGAAATTCGAAATCTAGCAAGGCAATTCCGAAGCCAAACCAGATTTTGA
- a CDS encoding Repressor of RNA polymerase III transcription MAF1, with protein sequence MKYIDEFDIELVNQALSFDTTDMHIQGTVDLFTTKPIGSDRKLYKTIDRLYCNSEQQDKQTEQKSRANSDVSMSNSPPKDVSYISPEFIRLKKRSSSYSHPTPKPTARSLIQKDPINKSRARSFHSPYMSPPKSLPKSNGFDKLLNEELDKIPMLDDQYSPFGPLSQQSSRRLFAYLIAILNSVYPDHDFSNVQPTNFTLIPSSAELVQRINSLLISLGKSSGLGWIWQTINTHMDLDDCTCFQYEPAQSFLNDLPGTLWCNMYFAFNKKKKRVAFISFSATVLQDTETAITYRRTSKVGTLDEEAGKFDETQEEYDLRYSLEGSSEAIYEDVFEDDDYDDMDEDEDQSSAKVTGDIELE encoded by the exons ATGAAG TACattgacgagtttgacatTGAGCTTGTCAATCAAGCACTCAGTTTTGACACAACTGATATGCACATCCAAGGAACGGTCGACCTTTTTACTACTAAGCCAATTGGCTCAGACCGCAAATTGTACAAAACTATCGACCGCTTGTACTGCAATAGCGAACAGCAAGATAAACAAACGGAACAGAAAAGCAGGGCTAATAGCGATGTTTCGATGAGCAATTCGCCGCCTAAAGACGTGTCATACATCTCTCCAGAATTTATCCGTTTGAAGAAACGCTCGTCCAGCTATTCACACCCGACCCCAAAACCGACTGCGCGTTCGCTCATTCAGAAAGACCCAATCAACAAGTCGCGCGCTCGCTCTTTCCATTCGCCATATATGTCTCCTCCGAAGTCTCTTCCGAAATCTAATGGCTTTGATAAGCTTCTGAATGAGGAGCTTGACAAAATACCCATGTTGGACGATCAATACTCGCCGTTCGGTCCTCTCAGCCAGCAATCGTCGAGACGCCTTTTCGCGTACCTCATTGCTATTTTAAACTCGGTGTATCCGGACCACGATTTCTCGAATGTGCAGCCAACGAATTTCACGCTCATACCTTCGTCCGCGGAACTGGTGCAACGCATAAACTCGCTTCTTATATCGCTCGGCAAGTCATCCGGACTCGGCTGGATATGGCAGACAATAAATACTCACATGGATTTAGATGACTGCACATGTTTCCAGTACGAGCCGGCGCAGTCGTTCCTGAATGACTTGCCGGGCACCCTATGGTGCAACATGTATTTTGCGTTCAATAAGAAAAAGAAGCGTGTTGCCTTTATCAGTTTTTCTGCTACAGTGTTGCAGGACACAGAGACTGCGATCACGTACCGCAGGACCAGCAAGGTCGGCactctggacgaggaagcTGGCAAGTTCGACGAGACGCAAGAAGAGTATGATTTGCGATATTCCCTCGAGGGATCTTCCGAGGCCATCTACGAAGACGTGTTTGAAGACGACGATTATGATGAcatggacgaggacgaagatCAGTCCTCTGCGAAAGTAACCGGCGATATAGAACTAGAGTAG
- a CDS encoding Inorganic pyrophosphatase, whose product MTYSVRQIGAANTLDYKVYLEKDGKPISPFHDIPLYADESKQILNMVVEVPRWTNAKLEISKEQKLNPIIQDTKKGKLRFVRNCFPHHGYIHNYGAFPQTWEDPTVIHPETRAAGDNDPLDVCEIGEAVSYPGQVKQVKVLGVMALLDEGETDWKVIVIDVNDPLAPKLNDIEDVEKHLPGLLRATNEWFRIYKIPDGKPENQFAFSGECKNKKYAEEVIAECNNAWKKLIAGESTVKDIELTNTTLNNSATTADAGIPAADPKPAAPIDKSIDKWFFISG is encoded by the coding sequence ATGACCTACTCTGTGAGACAAATTGGTGCTGCCAACACCTTGGACTACAAGGTGTACCTTGAGAAGGACGGAAAGCCAATCTCGCCATTCCACGACATTCCATTGTATGCTGACGAGAGCAAGCAAATTCTGAACAtggttgttgaggttcCTAGATGGACCAACGCCAAACTTGAAATTtccaaggagcagaagctAAACCCGATCATCCAGGACACCAAGAAGGGCAAATTGAGATTTGTGAGAAACTGTTTCCCTCACCACGGTTACATCCATAACTACGGTGCCTTCCCACAGACCTGGGAAGATCCTACTGTGATCCACCCAGAGACCAGAGCCGCTGGTGACAACGACCCACTGGACGTTTGCGAGATTGGCGAGGCTGTTTCGTACCCGGGCCAGGTCAAACAGGTCAAGGTTTTGGGTGTGATGGCTCTTCTTGACGAGGGTGAGACTGACTGGAAGGTGATCGTCATCGACGTCAACGACCCATTGGCTCCTAAACTGAACGACATCGAGGATGTTGAGAAGCACTTGCCAGGTCTTTTGAGAGCTACCAACGAGTGGTTCAGAATTTACAAGATTCCTGATGGAAAGCCAGAGAACCAGTTTGCTTTCTCCGGTGAGTGTAAGAACAAGAAATACGCCGAGGAGGTCATTGCCGAGTGCAACAACGCCtggaagaagctgattgctGGCGAGAGCACTGTCAAGGATATCGAACTCACCAACACCACCTTGAACAACAGTGCTACCACCGCAGATGCTGGCATTCCTGCTGCCGATCCTAAGCCGGCTGCTCCTATCGACAAGTCGATTGATAAGTGGTTCTTCATCTCTGGTTAG
- a CDS encoding D-arabinose dehydrogenase [NAD(P)+] heavy chain, with amino-acid sequence MSILQEKIQLNNGTAIPVVGLGTVTPDDKKPILREVVRTAILDAGYRHIDTAWYYGVEPILGEVLEEIFNEGKIKREDLFITTKVWPALWSNPQKSLDKSLKDLRVDYVDLWLQHWPLTFKSDENGQPPVPRDSSGKVIEDDGDFLDTYKKMVDIYKNSNKVKAIGVSNYSIGNLDRLLKETDVVPVINQIELHPQLPLNDLVEFCNKHKIVVEAYSPFGSNGAPVLELPLVKQLAEKYNVRPADILVNYHTASGRVALPRSLNPDRIKQGYKKVPLTKEDLAKLYEIGEKEPKRYIKEDWGHHIGLPFWD; translated from the coding sequence ATGTCTATTTTGCAAGAGAAGATCCAATTGAACAACGGCACTGCCATTCCAGTCGTCGGACTAGGCACAGTGACTCCAGACGACAAGAAACCTATTTTGCGCGAAGTTGTCAGAACAGCAATTCTCGATGCTGGTTATCGTCACATCGACACTGCCTGGTACTACGGTGTGGAGCCAATTTTGGGTGAGGTTTTAGAGGAGATTTTCAATGAGGGAAAAATCAAGAGAGAGGACCTCTTCATCACCACCAAGGTCTGGCCTGCTCTGTGGAGCAACCCGCAAAAGTCTTTGGACAAATCACTCAAGGATTTGAGAGTCGATTACGTTGACCTGTGGCTGCAACACTGGCCATTGACTTTCAAATCTGACGAAAACGGCCAGCCACCCGTTCCTCGCGACAGCTCCGGTAAAGtcatcgaggacgacggCGATTTTCTGGACACTTACAAGAAAATGGTTGATATCTACAAGAATTCCAATAAGGTGAAGGCCATTGGAGTTTCAAATTATTCCATTGGCAACCTGGACAGACTATTAAAGGAAACTGACGTGGTGCCTGTGATCAACCAGATAGAGCTTCATCCACAGCTACCTCTAAACGATCTGGTGGAGTTCTGCAACAAACACAAGATTGTCGTTGAGGCATACAGTCCGTTCGGATCTAACGGTGCTCCGGTCCTGGAACTTCCTCTGGTGAAGCAATTGGCCGAGAAGTACAACGTCAGACCTGCAGACATCCTTGTGAACTATCACACGGCTTCTGGACGCGTGGCTTTGCCTCGTTCTTTGAACCCAGACAGAATAAAGCAGGGCTATAAGAAGGTGCCTTTGACCAAGGAGGATCTCGCAAAATTGTACGAGATCGGTGAAAAGGAGCCTAAGAGATACATCAAAGAGGACTGGGGCCATCACATTGGACTGCCATTCTGGGATTAA
- a CDS encoding putative membrane protein, producing the protein MASQTQSSSSVSAFVSALILNLIIFAVFLTVFVVCKDKFKRVYQPRSTVDTVPSRLKADPQPRGAFAWISFILSKPESYIIEKAGVDGYFFLRYILTFASLGIVGGLFIWPVLFSVNATGGAHQKGFDIISYSNNAGRWRSFAHVFCSWLFFGLVIYTIYKELIYYTSFRHALQTTPLYSSLISSKTLFIDNVPDSMLDEDTLHRLFPAAVNVWYTRDTKELQDLIKKRTKLSGKLENSIVKVVGKAIKLRTKAAKKNKPVPEPANEITSYIPEKKLPTYKDSWIPFFGKKKSLFTTGIDELGEYNKKINDEQLKYPDGFEKTGSVFIEFANHLELQRAYQGVPYSKELKYSRRFTSIAPDDVVWENSGLTAKVRAGKRSIAITILTLLIIFWAIPVAVVGAISNINYLTEKVHFLRFINNMPSVLMGIITALLPTIALAVLMMLLPPFIRKMGKLSGCMTAQSVDFWTQQWYYGFQVVQVFLVATCTSAAASSVSDVIENPSSAMPLLGQKLPAAANFYISYMLLQGLSISSGALAQIVGLILSFFLGRILDGTPRKKWNRYNTLGTPSWGTTYAAFGLFTVIMLVYSIISPIIIAFTTIAYFLIYVAYLYNLNYVLDRNVDNRGRNYPLALFEVFVGLYLAELCLIALFVMPKNWACVVLEAVMLAATVAAHLYCRWKFEPLLDTVPVGAMKEANGGIVGAYPMSDQGLRQIREEGQTYFVADGSDSSKFSEYGGGAKQHSLASDSHTAATDLEKIGTLDNEERPFNQANVTEEQVNKFDARRYASASFVKGYVNRYFKPRTYLSFNYVRSILPVSWQDPVPDQGLTFKDPAASVDEPYLWIARDSQGLSRSFVERCQGKLLISDENAVVEDNGKNRYTGPPPDYTDIQKA; encoded by the coding sequence ATGGCTTCGCAGACTCAATCGAGTTCGTCCGTATCGGCCTTTGTGTCTGCActgattttgaacttgattATATTCGCTGTTTTCCTTACAGTCTTTGTTGTCTGTAAAGACAAGTTCAAAAGAGTGTATCAGCCAAGATCGACGGTTGACACTGTTCCCAGCAGACTCAAGGCAGATCCGCAGCCTAGAGGCGCGTTTGCTTGGATTAGCTTCATCCTCTCCAAACCAGAATCCTACATCATTGAGAAAGCCGGTGTTGATGGTTACTTTTTCCTGCGCTATATATTAACCTTCGCCTCGTTAGGAATTGTCGGTGGTTTATTCATATGGCCAGTGTTGTTTTCCGTCAACGCCACTGGCGGTGCTCACCAGAAAGGGTTTGATATCATCTCGTATTCTAATAACGCCGGAAGATGGAGATCCTTTGCCCATGTGTTTTGCTCTTGGTTGTTTTTCGGCTTAGTCATTTACACAATTTACAAGGAGTTGATTTACTACACTAGTTTCAGACACGCTTTGCAGACCACTCCACTGTACTCGTCCTTGATTTCTTCCAAGACTCTGTTTATTGACAATGTTCCAGATTCAATGCTAGACGAGGATACTTTGCACAGACTATTCCCAGCTGCTGTGAATGTTTGGTACACCAGAGATACCAAAGAGTTGCAGGACCTTATCAAGAAGAGAACCAAACTTTCTGGTAAGCTTGAGAATAGCATTGTGAAGGTTGTTGGcaaggccatcaagctCAGAACTAAGgctgcgaaaaagaacaagcCAGTTCCCGAGCCAGCCAACGAAATTACCTCCTACATTCCAGAAAAGAAGCTTCCAACTTACAAGGATTCTTGGATTCCATTCTTCGGAAAGAAAAAGTCTCTGTTCACTACTGGTATTGACGAGCTTGGCGAGTATAACAAGAAAATTAACGATGAACAACTGAAGTACCCGGACGGTTTTGAGAAGACTGGCTCCGTGTTCATTGAATTTGCCAACCACTTGGAGTTGCAAAGAGCATACCAAGGTGTTCCATACTCGAAGGAGCTCAAATACTCGAGAAGATTCACTTCTATTGCTCCTGACGATGTTGTTTGGGAAAATTCTGGTCTCACGGCCAAGGTCAGAGCAGGAAAGCGGTCCATTGCAATCACGATTTTGACCTTATTAATCATTTTCTGGGCCATTCCGGTTGCCGTTGTCGGTGCTATTTCCAACATCAACTACTTGACTGAAAAAGTGCACTTCTTGCGtttcatcaacaacatgCCTTCCGTTCTTATGGGTATCATTACAGCTTTGCTCCCAACTATCGCTCTTGCTGTGCTGATGATGTTGCTTCCACCATTCATTAGAAAGATGGGTAAACTAAGTGGATGCATGACAGCTCAAAGTGTTGACTTCTGGACTCAGCAATGGTACTACGGCTTCCAAGTGGTTCAGGTCTTTTTGGTTGCTACCTGTAcctctgctgctgcatcttctgtctctgatGTGATTGAGAATCCATCCAGTGCTATGCCTTTGCTTGGTCAAAAATTaccagctgctgccaacTTCTACATTTCGTACATGTTGCTGCAAGGTCTGTCGATCAGCTCTGGTGCTTTGGCCCAAATAGTTGGTTTGATTCTCTCCTTCTTTCTTGGAAGGATTCTTGATGGCACCCCAAGAAAGAAGTGGAACCGCTACAATACATTGGGAACACCATCGTGGGGTACAACATACGCTGCTTTCGGTCTTTTCACGGTCATTATGCTTGTTTATTCAATCATCTCGCCAATCATTATTGCCTTTACTACCATCGCCTATTTCCTCATTTACGTTGCATACCTTTACAACTTGAACTACGTTCTCGATCGCAATGTTGACAACAGAGGTCGCAACTACCCTCTGGCCCTGTTCGAAGTCTTTGTTGGCTTGTACCTTGCCGAACTCTGTTTGATTGCCCTGTTTGTCATGCCAAAGAACTGGGCATGCGTGGTCCTGGAGGCAGTCATGCTGGCAGCTACCGTTGCTGCCCATCTCTATTGCAGATGGAAGTTTGAGCCTCTTCTTGACACCGTGCCAGTCGGCGCCATGAAAGAGGCCAACGGAGGAATTGTCGGTGCATATCCAATGAGCGATCAAGGTCTGCGTCAAATCCGGGAAGAAGGCCAGACCTACTTTGTCGCTGACGGCTCTGATTCTTCGAAGTTCTCTGAGTACGGCGGAGGTGCTAAGCAGCACTCGTTGGCCAGCGACAGCCATACTGCTGCCACCgacttggagaaaatcggAACCCTGGACAACGAAGAGAGGCCGTTCAACCAGGCTAACGTTACCGAAGAACAGGTCAATAAATTTGATGCTAGACGTTACGCTAGTGCGTCTTTTGTGAAGGGATACGTGAACAGATACTTCAAGCCAAGAACGTACTTGAGCTTCAACTACGTGAGGTCAATTCTTCCTGTCTCGTGGCAAGACCCAGTTCCTGATCAAGGTCTGACGTTTAAGGACCCAGCTGCCTCGGTGGATGAGCCATACTTGTGGATCGCACGTGACAGTCAGGGCCTGAGCAGAAGCTTTGTGGAGCGTTGCCAGGGAAAGCTGCTAATCAGCGATGAGAACGCCGTTGTGGAAGATAACGGAAAGAACAGGTACACTGGTCCGCCACCAGACTATACAGATATCCAGAAGGCCTGA